From the Primulina tabacum isolate GXHZ01 chromosome 15, ASM2559414v2, whole genome shotgun sequence genome, one window contains:
- the LOC142526669 gene encoding pentatricopeptide repeat-containing protein At2g34400, with translation MTFRSKISRQFDAHSLHGTSRDLFDRLLFLLKSCKTIRLVEQIHSQVLVNSIPMPMPNFLLSKIIDLEDFNYSTLFFPRIPLPNSYAFNIMIRGLTTTWQRFNLALEFFDRMRFSGIKPDNFTYPFVFISCGNLFALKMGGAAHSEVVKSGLLSDFHVAHSLITMYSRCSQLSYARNVFDEMEERDLVSWNSIISGYSRLGLAAEAMAMFEEMRKGGFEPDEMTLVSVLGACGDLGNLNLGRWIEEYVMARRMELNSFIGSALVNFYGKCGDLDSARRIFDSIKRKEVVIWNAMLTGYAQNGLSDSTLSMFTVMKETGTKPNEITLIAVLTACASIGALEIGKQVDEYASKNGYEHNIYVATALVDMYAKCGNLDNASRVFESIAKKNEVSWNAMISAHAFHGRAKDSLFLFHHMLEEGKTLPDDITFVGVLSACVHSRMVDEGYRLFDLMSSKFGLTPKVEHYSCMVDLLSRAGRVYEAWDFIQKMPQKPDEILLGALLGACQKLKNVDIGERVMRLLLEIEPSNSGNYVISSKIYADMKRWDDSARMRFLMKQKGVTKTPGCSWIEMDGDLREFHAGDLLVEDAQHIHQVLNILYEDLLMEIDNVDVELQIEYANVINI, from the exons ATGACATTTCGTAGCAAGATTTCCCGCCAATTTGATGCTCATTCTCTTCATGGAACTTCCAGAGACCTCTTCGATCGACTCTTATTCCTTCTTAAAAGCTGCAAAACAATCAGATTAGTGGAGCAAATACACTCCCAAGTGCTTGTTAACTCCATTCCCATGCCCATGCCAAATTTTTTACTATCTAAAATCATTGACCTTGAAGATTTCAACTACTCGACCCTTTTCTTCCCTCGAATCCCACTCCCCAACTCGTATGCTTTCAACATCATGATCCGGGGCCTCACCACAACGTGGCAAAGATTCAATCTTGCCTTGGAATTTTTTGATAGGATGAGATTTTCAGGAATAAAGCCCGACAATTTCACGTACCCATTTGTGTTCATTTCTTGTGGTAATCTTTTTGCCTTGAAAATGGGCGGAGCAGCCCACAGTGAGGTTGTGAAAAGTGGGCTGCTTTCTGATTTCCACGTTGCTCATTCTTTGATCACGATGTACTCGCGGTGTAGTCAGCTGAGCTATGCACGGAATGTGTTCGATGAAATGGAAGAAAGGGATTTGGTGTCATGGAATTCCATAATATCCGGGTACTCAAGGTTGGGATTAGCTGCGGAGGCGATGGCGATGTTCGAGGAAATGAGGAAGGGAGGATTCGAGCCTGATGAGATGACTTTAGTGAGTGTTCTTGGGGCCTGTGGAGACTTGGGAAACTTGAATTTGGGCAGGTGGATCGAGGAATATGTTATGGCGAGGAGAATGGAACTCAACTCCTTCATTGGGTCTGCTTTAGTTAACTTCTACGGGAAGTGTGGTGATTTGGACTCAGCCAGAAGGATTTTTGATTCCATAAAAAGGAAAGAAGTGGTCATTTGGAACGCAATGCTTACTGG ATATGCACAAAATGGATTGTCGGATTCTACTCTTTCGATGTTCACTGTGATGAAGGAGACAGGGACAAAACCTAATGAAATCACTCTAATTGCGGTTCTCACTGCTTGTGCTTCTATTGGTGCTTTGGAAATTGGAAAACAGGTCGATGAATATGCGTCAAAGAATGGATATGAGCATAACATTTATGTTGCTACAGCTTTAGTTGACATGTATGCAAAGTGCGGGAATTTGGACAACGCATCTCGAGTTTTTGAAAGCATAGCCAAGAAAAACGAGGTCTCTTGGAATGCTATGATCTCTGCGCATGCTTTTCATGGAAGAGCAAAAGATTCCCTTTTCCTATTTCATCACATGTTGGAAGAAGGAAAAACTCTTCCAGATGACATCACATTTGTGGGGGTACTTTCTGCTTGCGTTCATTCTAGGATGGTGGATGAAGGGTACCGATTATTTGATTTGATGAGCTCAAAATTTGGGCTGACTCCAAAAGTTGAGCATTACTCATGTATGGTCGACCTTCTATCTCGTGCTGGACGGGTTTATGAGGCTTGGGACTTTATTCAGAAAATGCCACAGAAACCAGACGAGATTTTATTGGGTGCATTACTTGGTGCATGCCAAAAGCTCAAAAATGTCGATATTGGGGAAAGGGTTATGCGGCTTCTTTTAGAGATAGAGCCTTCAAACTCTGGTAATTATGTTATCTCATCGAAAATATATGCTGATATGAAGAGGTGGGATGATTCTGCTAGGATGAGATTTTTGATGAAACAGAAGGGTGTTACTAAAACTCCAGGATGTAGCTGGATTGAGATGGATGGTGATCTTCGCGAATTTCATGCTGGTGACTTGTTAGTTGAAGATGCACAACATATTCACCAAGTTCTTAATATTCTATACGAGGACCTGCTTATGGAAATTGATAATGTGGATGTTGAACTCCAAATTGAATATGCTAATGTCATAAACATATAA